The following coding sequences lie in one Rutidosis leptorrhynchoides isolate AG116_Rl617_1_P2 chromosome 6, CSIRO_AGI_Rlap_v1, whole genome shotgun sequence genomic window:
- the LOC139854703 gene encoding protein ENHANCED DISEASE RESISTANCE 2-like, whose amino-acid sequence MHTIAQKKGGASLDEIEWQDSFLSNNDASFPNDPTGELPNSWGAAEASFHIRGVTYLKDRKKVKGKGTLIELVSANMLKSTNKQDDFAGRSGSICQKFADMDRPDFFFIVNMQIPAPTATYHIAFYYETTTPIKDVPLLKNFVDGDDAYRNARFKLIPRVSKGPWIIKQSVGNRPCLLGQILKIQYVRGNNYLELDIDVGSSTIAKKVANRVLSSFNNLIVEAAFLIQGNTLEELPEHLLGTCRMSHIDISKVPLVVWLIATLFSSASLSAASEKKLNIIVPVSSVKEA is encoded by the exons ATGCATACTATAGCGCAGAAAAAGGGCGGTGCATCTTTGGATGAAATTGAGTGGCAAGATAGTTTTTTAAGCAACAATGACGCTTCTTTTCCTAATGATCCAACTGGTGAGCTACCGAATAGTTGGGGTGCCGCTGAAGCTTCATTTCATATTCGTGGAGTAACTTATTTAAAAGATCGTAAAAAG GTTAAGGGAAAAGGAACATTGATAGAACTTGTTTCAGCAAACATGTTGAAATCAACCAACAAACAAGACGATTTTGCTGGCCGTTCTGGTAGCATTTGTCAG AAGTTTGCAGATATGGATCGTCCAGATTTCTTTTTTATTGTAAATATGCAG ATCCCAGCACCAACGGCAACTTATCATATTGCGTTCTACTATGAAACAACAACTCCTATAAAAGACGTGCCCTTGCTAAAAAACTTTGTAGACGGAGATGATGCATATAGAAATGCACGATTTAAGCTCATTCCTCGTGTATCTAAG GGACCGTGGATTATAAAACAAAGTGTTGGAAATAGACCATGTTTGCTAGGGCAAATTCTCAAGATTCAATATGTCCGTGGAAACAACTACTTAGAG CTTGATATCGATGTTGGCTCATCTACCATCGCAAAGAAGGTGGCAAACAGAGTTTTGAGTTCCTTCAACAACTTAATAGTTGAAGCAGCATTTCTtatacag GGTAATACACTAGAGGAGTTACCAGAACATCTACTTGGCACATGTCGTATGAGCCACATTGATATCTCGAAAGTGCCTT TGGTTGTTTGGTTAATTGCTACTCTTTTTTCTTCCGCGTCATTATCTGCTGCTTCGGAAAAGAAACTGAACATTATTGTGCCTGTATCGTCTGTAAAGGAGGCCTGA